The nucleotide window CCTGGTACGCCATAACAGAGGCTTCCGGACTCTAGGGTTAGGGTTTCGGAGCTGAGAGAAACGGTGAAAAGAGGATTTTGAAAGAGCAAtgatgctttgttttcaagctttgcGTTTTAATGCCTAATCTATGGCGCGGCGTTCGGTGTTCGGTTCAGTTAAGTCGGTTTGGGttttgggttagggtttaggacCTTATCGATTTCAAACCggtttattattaaataaaaatataattaatttaaaataagtaaatttataattaaaattaaaataaattaattaaaaataaattatttaataaaaaatatttatatatattaatataatgttAAAAAGAATATTGTTTATCCTAAATACAGatttaatagataaaataatCGATTGTTTTTAACAAAATCCATTGAAATAGTGAAAGCAATATACTTTCTCTATTCCAATTATTACTTGGTCAATGATTGTTAAGTAAAATAATGGTTTAATTACTATATTGGTCTCtatagttttgcaaaattttcaattaagtttttatacttttttttttaattgagtctttgtattcaaaattttttttagttgaatctttataaaattaaaccaattactactaagagggacttaattgaaaaaaaaaattagtgtagggattcaattaaaaagaaaaaaaatatggagacctaattaaaaatttcacgaAACTATAAAAactaacagagtaattaaacctaaaataattgattataatattttacaatctaaaaaatcatacaCACTTtcaaactattttttttcttttggattatataataaataattagatacGAAGATACACTGATTTAAGTTATCAAGGAACTttggttattgaatatttatatGTTGAGatcatattttatctatttattattatttgaacaaCTATTTCATACTATTGGTATGTCTtgcaaattatattttatttaaaataattgatttatattttatatagcaTCTTTAAAGCATGAACCGCTTTATTCATCCATTAATAGTTGTTAAATACAGTCATGTAAAAAATTCCAATTGAATAAATGTATGAACGTGACTATATTTTTTGAGATGGTTAAACATTCATGTTATATAACATTATTGGTAAAAAATCTatgttttttataaataaataaattaaaaaaatattttgtaaaatagtataattaatttataaatttgcaCATAACACTGGTCTCACTctaattaaatcttaaattttgatGCGAATGATGAAACAAAAAATTGTTAGGtcagaaaattgatttttaataaatatcatttgaaaaattatttgatagGCAGATATATAGTTGGGATATTCTTTAAAGCACATTTCTACTGCATATGTTGGCTTCTGAAAGTTTGTCTTAAACTCGTATAAACTTGTACGTTCATTTCAGTCCGggcatttctttttcttataaaaataatttaatataatattttgtttagaATAATTATGTGATATATTAATATGTGTATAAGTAATTTATACaacaatatgaaaaaaaaagtaatattatCATTCTCCTCAAATTATTCATCCatatcattttttaatattgttcatCTATATTACTGTCCTTCTTAAATATATCTGACatcttaaaattaactattaaaaaattgattgaaTAAACTAGGTTATATAACgctataacaaaataaaacctaTATGATAATAAAACCCATATGATGAATAAAGTCTTAGATAAATCTTTTAAACAATCagttttttgtatatataaaaaaaaagagtccaagtatgtataattaattattttttaattaattaattggatAATTCAACCAATTAATTAGATCCCTCTCAAACAATCAATTGgataaaaaagtaaaacaatCAATTgcggtaaaaaaaataaaataaaatctatcgaacaattgcaaacaaaaaaatctaTTGTTTTACgaacaattgcaaaaaaaaatttcactaacCAATTGAttaactaaatataaaaattgattaattttttgaacATTGTAAACGGTAAAGGACTTCTGTTCACTAACCAATTAATTACTTCAACATAAAAATCGATTGAATTTCTGCCAATTGCGATTTATGCAACTGTGATGATCGCATACCTGCCTATTCATAAACGATGGTGTCGTTGTAACAAAATTGATAATTACAATGAAAGAAAATTCATAAATGATTACCATTATAAAActagataattaaaaaataaattgatgaaaataaattgatgatagattatgaaattagtaatcttaaaattgaaaaagataagattaaaatttttaaattaaaataaaattagaaaagagaTTGAAGATAAATATtgatagaatttaaaaataaaatttttaagataaaataataatttataaaatataaaataaattttagaattaaataatatatgaaagattaattaataaataaaattaaataaaaattatttaataattattaaaaaatttaaaaaatatattctaatattaagatcaTTTAATAGTCTAAACATTTTGAGTCCATCAAAACTAAAtccataaaattatatatgtcTACTTTAGTCCTAAGTTACATTTGTAGAGTTTACGAAGATTTTGTAAGGTAAGATGAATGAGCTATTACATGTCTCGTATAACTTATAGCTTAAGTTATGATAACTATAATTAATGGTGTTTGTATTTAAACAAACTCAGGCAAAATTGCTCTTGTTCATTCATGTTAAGATAAAATGTATTAGCCTATaccaaaatattaataaaagtactaattTAACTCacgtttatatattttataaactaaattaatttaggGTTTGACTAGCATAATATATGTATAAACATATGAGTAATGATCcatatttaaatctttttatgaaTAAAGTCCAACTAAGTTAATTAAATAACAAGatttagaataatattaattataactaattctTGTTATATTAGACTTAGTTAAActtgattaacaaaaaaatttaaatgtatagaattgttttaaatatatataatagttaaACTCATTaagttatataatttttagaaaattattttgaatattatcattatttatttatttatttatttatgtatttatttattttatttttttatctttaattgttCTTAAATTATCTTTTGAGTAAAGGAAAAATAGATCCTTGACCTTTTTTTCGCGGACATTTTCGTCCTCAATGAATGGAAAATACAATAAAGTCCCTCACCCCTGAAAAACGTGGACATTTATGTCCTTTCGTTGAATTCAGCCGTTTGCACTTGGACGGAAAAGGCTAAACTGACAGAGTTGGCGCTAAGCTGGCCGTAACGGAGGCCAGGTGGCATGGAGCATTTCGTAACAGGACATATAAGTCCCTGGAGacgaaaacgacgccgttttatTTCCTCTCCCAATCCTTCAGATTTGTCTGCCCTAATCCCTCGTCTGCACAAAAACGGAGAAGTGGGTGTTGTGGGGAGTGGGGGCAGAAAGAAAATTCTTCCTTTCAAGGCTCTCACAGTTGCTCACTTTCAGGTATTTCAGCTTCTGGGAACACACAGCAGATGGAGGAACTTGACGTAGACTCTTGCAACCAGAGATACTCACTTCTCTAAGATTTGAAGCTTTTGATAAATCTGGGAGCTCCATTAGGCTTGACGAACCATCTAGATCCACTTTCCTTAGACTTACAAGATTCTGAAATTAACTCATTAAAAGGTAGGTATACATGCATGTGTATGGCATCAAAATAATTTCACAATCTTGTTGGAATTACAAATGAAGAACAATGTTGTCTCTTTCCATACCTATTCACCTTCCCAAAGCGTTTGAATCCACTATCGGGCATTATGATTTCAACAATTCTCTCAACACCAAAAGAAGACGGCAAAGATTTCAAAGGAAACTCATCCCAATGAAAGTAGCTCAACTTCTTTGGCAGGGATGTAATATCTTCTGGAGCACACAACTTTCTTCTGAAATCGGGTGCATGAAATCTAACAAGCTTCAGTTCTGGCATTCTTTCAAATGTCTCAGGGTGCAACTTTATCGTATCAATTTCATACATGTTTAAAGTGATACTTTGAATAGCTTGAGTTTCCTGCATAGTATGTATgtcaaaagtaatatatatcaAAATGGGACAAAATTACAATCTGGGTAATCTTACACTTACCTTACTGTATTTCAGTACTATATAGGTATCACAAGAATCCCATAGTCTACTGCGTTTTCCTGGATCATCATAGACATTCTTCGCGAACAATTTCACGACCCATTTTTCGAATTAAGTCATGCATTGACACACAATTGTTTGAAATGGAAATAAGAGCTTTATTACAAAGATTTGTCAACCCGATAGTAGTTGTGTATCCACAGCAATCAAGAAGAGATTTTATCTGCTCTTCTTCTGTATTTGTATCAAAGAAACATGCAAGTTCCAAAAATATATTCCGATCATTACGATCTAACTCAATCGCAATATACTTTGGATTTTTTCATCAGGCATCTTTTCAAGTTTGGCCACTTTAAGGAAGGAACCCAAGATTTTTAATGCTAAAGGGAGGCCTTTGCAATAATTAAGCACTCTCTTGGATAACTCAACTTGTTATGCTTTTATAACGCAGTTTTGCTTAAAGGCATTCAAGTTGAAAAGCCGAAGAGATTCATCAGGATTCAATGTCTTAACTTCATGTATATGATATGCATCAGCTGTAGCAAGAACATACTTATCTCTTGTTGTCACTATGATTCTGCTACTTGCCTCAAACCATGTATGTCCTCCACATAAATCTTCCATTTGATCTGAATCATTgacatcatcaagaacaacaagaacctTTGTTCGACTAAGTCCTTTCTTGGCAAAATTAGTTATCCCACCAGGCATGACAAAGGGACTTGCATCTTCTTCCTTTAGCAGTTTGGAAAGAAGTTCTGTCTTCAAATGATCTATACCATATTTCTCAGCTCTTTCTCTTACATTGTTCAAAAAGCAAAATCCTTCAAATCCATCACACAATCTATTGAAAACTGCAGTCGCAAGAGTTGTCTTACCAATGCCGCCCATGCCCCAAAGGCCAACAATAACAGCTTCAGATTCCATGCACAACGATACTAGCTTTTCAATTGGTCCATGAATTCCAACAAGACCCTGCAAATCACCTTGGGGTGATTGGTTTAACCTTTGTAAGACACGTTTGACAATTTCATCAACAAGGTCAGCATCGTTCCTGCATAATGTATAAGAGGCAAACTTATTAGTATTGTTGTTGTATTGTTTAGTTTAATGAGAGAATGTATTTATCCCTTCCATTAAAATCTCATTTATCAAAATATACCCTAATCTAATAGTGTAGCAGAAGAAACAAAATAATctatgaaaaagaaacactGACCTGAAGCTTGATGACGGTGAATGGAATCCAGACAAGTTGGCAGCTTCCTTGAGAGCATCTCTCCAGATTTGCACCCTATCTGCAAACCTCACCTCATGATTAGCAAGCGCATGGTGATAACTTTCCTTTTGGCGGCGCACCCATGATGGGTCTACATTATGGAAAATAGGTATTATAATTTGACCATTTTGTTTCCTGCATTCCAATATTTTGGCTAGTTCTTCCAAACACCATTGGGAAGATGCATAATCCTGGCAGAATATGATCAAAGCAATTTCTGATTGTTCAATGGCTGCAAGGAGTGAGTGCAATATTTCAGTTCCTTCTCTGAGCATGTAATCCACGTATGTCTTGATGTGCTTGTCCTCTAAAGCCTTGCGCAGATGGCTGAGAAAACCACGGCGAGTGTCTGTGCCTCTGAAGCTGAGGAAGACATCATACTTAATAATCTCAGAAGAAGTATGCGCAGCCATATCCTCTTCCTTGCAAAAATTATCGAAGATCACACAAGTATCTGCTTCATCAACAAACATACATATAAATGACAGGACCTAGGTGagacaagaaactaaggagaaaTCGAATGAAAATTGTAACGATAAAATTGTGTACAATCTAATTAAGTTGGAGACAAATGATGAAGATCAGAACAGAGGCTGAGGCTGGAGGAGATTGTAGCAGTGTGAGTAGAGTGATGTTCGTTTAGACTTTAGatacatttaaaaaattgacaaaGTAAAATCATGCTGATGTACTCATTATTTGTATAACAGTATCTTTTATGTTCACACTTCACAGTAACCAGTACTCCCATTTTAACAATAACTGTTACTAGTAACCAATAGTCCTATTTTAACTTGTTGGATAATTGATCAAGTTTGTTTAAGATAAAGTTAAATTGATTCATCATGCATCATTCTTCAGGAgcttcataaaataaaattgcaaaacTTGATCAATCTAAAATGTCAGTCGGAAACACATGCATATATGCACATATTAGGTGTTTTAAGTAGAAACAAAAATTACATTGCCAAGACATTCCTTGGCTCTTGCCTATATCACTTGATACATTTGTTGTAAGCCATTGAAGGTGCCCTATACAAACTGAAGCGACTACACTTTTAACAAACGAAATTCTAGAAGTATACAACTATACATAGATCTCGATACtttttctgttttgtttctAACTTTCTATATATAAAATGTTGAAAACATATTAGCGGAAGATGACTGATCAAGGAGCTTACAGAATCCAGCTACATTTTCACCCCACCCAGGTCTTATCCATTGAAAGAAGTCAGCATGGAGGATGCACTAGACATTGCAGTGTAAGCCCCGAAATAACCTGTGCATGAGAAACAACCAAAGATCAACTGATATTTCATGAAAGTAAGGCTTCAAATTTTGACACAATCCTATTTAAATCTATAATCTTACAATATAATCATCTGAAGGTTTTTCATATTGAGCTCTGAATCATCCATAAATCACTTATCCTAGGCTTCAATTATAATTAAACCTTGAACACTTGTATTATGTGTGGTCAAGTTTATTAGCCTGATGGCGGGTGGAGTGTCGTTGACAAGTGGATAGCGCATTCATCAATTCATTATATGAAGCAAGATCAGGTATGAATCCCCTATCCAACATCTCATTCACCACTGACTCTCCCTCTATTTTCTGGCCCTCTCCTGTGTATCCATTAACCAAAATTTTATATGTCACGTCATCCGGTTCCAAACCCTTGCTAAAAGCAAGtaatcttaatttatttgctTCCTCTGTTTGTCGCACCTTGCAAATATCCTGAAGCACACAATTGAA belongs to Arachis duranensis cultivar V14167 chromosome 8, aradu.V14167.gnm2.J7QH, whole genome shotgun sequence and includes:
- the LOC127739648 gene encoding TMV resistance protein N — its product is MFVDEADTCVIFDNFCKEEDMAAHTSSEIIKYDVFLSFRGTDTRRGFLSHLRKALEDKHIKTYVDYMLREGTEILHSLLAAIEQSEIALIIFCQDYASSQWCLEELAKILECRKQNGQIIIPIFHNVDPSWVRRQKESYHHALANHEVRFADRVQIWRDALKEAANLSGFHSPSSSFRNDADLVDEIVKRVLQRLNQSPQGDLQGLVGIHGPIEKLVSLCMESEAVIVGLWGMGGIGKTTLATAVFNRLCDGFEGFCFLNNVRERAEKYGIDHLKTELLSKLLKEEDASPFVMPGGITNFAKKGLSRTKVLVVLDDVNDSDQMEDLCGGHTWFEASSRIIVTTRDKYVLATADAYHIHEVKTLNPDESLRLFNLNAFKQNCETQAIQSITLNMYEIDTIKLHPETFERMPELKLVRFHAPDFRRKLCAPEDITSLPKKLSYFHWDEFPLKSLPSSFGVERIVEIIMPDSGFKRFGKNLVSLRKVDLDGSSSLMELPDLSKASNLREVSISGCKSLRQVPPSAVCSQKLKYLKVSNCESLERKNFLSAPTPHNTHFSVFVQTRD